The Strix aluco isolate bStrAlu1 chromosome Z, bStrAlu1.hap1, whole genome shotgun sequence genome contains a region encoding:
- the PIGO gene encoding GPI ethanolamine phosphate transferase 3, catalytic subunit isoform X1 translates to MQRWPVLLFLAWVCFLFFAGIGLFMSGFLLTRIELASSSSCADPLLPPPWERQGLPPGSCWAPQRFSKAVLVIIDALHFEFARFNPAKTSPLPYENKLSFLHHLATSQPRHARLYRFRADPPTATMQRIKGLTTGSLPTFIDVGSNFATYAIQEDNLLAQLVQNGRRVVFMGDDTWEGLFPKKFFRSYFFPSFNVKDLHTVDDGILQHLYPTVDSGEWDVLIAHFLGVDHCGHKHGPDHPEMAKKLTQMNEMLRSLVDHLGNDTLLLVAGDHGMTETGDHGGDSEKEVNAALFVYSKTPLFVTVPPEEPEAVPQVNLVPTVALLLGVPIPYSNIGEVMAELFSGDGDAVSAALQQLSVYHINAKQVDRFLHSYSLVAQDLPAEQLQHLQQLFSSAVEEHTQLLAQVQGATLVPPELESRLGSLISRFQLYLREARALCTQSWARFHLLRMVGGCTLIATSCLLCYMASELSASSDSFYRSCLLYPLLWGLMVALLLGLAHAFTQEGLDLLLVSSWAAAASQLGFFWHWWGRHPKQARLMGSQPPLPSAGLRQRLQAWLGLAFPMGILLFRCGAMFSDSFVVAEARVAPFLLASLVMLLVGKLHWDGRLTVPEGPKQQFLGFSSYRREIWYLLCLVAMLLICVRLSGFFHQCREEIPQCRPSLFLSPLASLRNTRAKNLFYLLCVVLLAGLVYAVRSWLRHYGNLNSSDPLVLFVRWGFPLVVLCIACYWAVASSADDSLGKLQELVHVAVVAFPWAVYGLASMGLLLLLCNPMTVFAKDTRESPGSIVTPYLGVPTSEVDFLHVIPQIYKRMQESQKSRLERGSCRATVAAYGLGSVYSAALVIALTLLGFLLMLLHSERLSLAFLLLFLEAFVLLHIHSRARGLAGDAEPFSVPWYAVISWLLAASQFFYSTGHQPIFPAIHWNAAFVGFHLDHSTNLLPAVLVGANTFASHILFAVGCPLLLLWPFVCEMPSSQKKKPKKEPREELQEVEEHMMEMRLRESPEKFSTALLQLGLKYLFVLGTQLLACVCAAMILRRHLMVWKVFAPKFLFESLGFVVSSICLLLGISLVMRVDCAVSTWFNQLQLRQCGARGPAERRRGRCDSCEAASGSCC, encoded by the exons ATGCAGCGGTGGCCGGTGCTGCTCTTCCTGGCCTGggtctgctttctcttttttgctggcatcggGCTTTTCATGAGTGGCTTCTTGCTCACCCGGATCGAGCTCGCCAGCAGCAGTTCCTGCGCGGACCCCCTCCTGCCGCCACCCTGGGAGAGGCAGGGCCTCCCGCCGGGCTCCTGTTGGGCACCCCAGCGCTTTTCCAAGGCGGTACTTGTCATCATCGATGCCCTCCATTTCGAGTTTGCCCGCTTTAACCCAGCCAAGACCAGCCCGCTGCCCTACGAGAACAAGCTGAGTTTCCTGCACCACCTCGCGACCTCCCAGCCTCGCCATGCCCGCCTCTACCGCTTCCGAGCCGATCCCCCCACCGCCACCATGCAGCGCATTAAGGGCCTCACCACCGGCTCGCTGCCCACCTTCATCGACGTGGGTAGCAACTTCGCCACCTACGCGATTCAGGAGGACAACCTGCTGGCACAGCTGGTGCAGAACG GAAGGAGAGTGGTCTTCATGGGTGATGACACTTGGGAAGGGCTCTTCCCAAAGAAGTTCTTCCGCTCgtatttcttcccttcttttaacGTGAAGGATCTTCACACTGTGGATGATGGGATCCTACAGCATCTCTATCCAACTG TGGACAGTGGTGAATGGGACGTGCTGATTGCTCACTTCCTCGGTGTGGACCACTGTGGGCACAAACATGGACCTGACCATCCCGAAATGGCTAAGAAGCTCACCCAGATGAATGAGATGCTCAG GTCCTTGGTGGATCACCTGGGGAATGACACCCTTCTTCTGGTGGCTGGGGACCATGGCATGACAGAGACCGGAGACCATGGTGGCGACAGTGAGAAGGAAGTGAATGCAGCGCTGTTTGTGTACAGCAAAACACCCCTCTTTGTCACTGTCCCTCCAGAG GAGCCTGAAGCCGTTCCCCAGGTGAACCTGGTGCCCACTGTGGCCCTGCTGCTGGGTGTGCCCATCCCCTACAGTAACATCGGCGAGGTGATGGCCGAGCTGTTCTCCGGGGACGGTGACGCTGTGTCTGCAGCCTTGCAGCAGCTCTCAGTCTATCATATCAACGCCAAGCAG GTGGATCGCTTCCTGCACTCCTACTCGCTGGTGGCTCAGGACctgccagcagagcagctccagcatCTGCAGCAGCTCTTCTCCAGCGCCGTGGAGGAGCACACTCAGCTCTTGGCGCAGGTGCAGGGGGCAACGCTGGTGCCTCCAGAGCTGGAGTCCAGGCTGGGAAGCCTCATCAGCCGTTTCCAGCTCTACCTGCGAGAAGCACGGGCCCTGTGCACCCAGTCCTGGGCCCGCTTCCATCTCCTGCGTATGGTGGGGGGCTGCACCCTTATTGCCACTTCCTGCTTGCTCTGCTACATGGCCTCAGAGCTGTCTGCATCATCGGACTCTTTCTATCGCAGCTGCCTCCTGTACCCACTGCTTTGGGGCCTCATGGTGGCTCTTCTGCTTGGGCTGGCCCATGCGTTCACCCAGGAGGGGCTGGATCTCCTCCTGGTGTCGTCATGGGCAGCCGCTGCTTCTCAGCTGGGTTTTTTCTGGCACTGGTGGGGCCGGCATCCCAAGCAAGCCCGTTTGATGGGCAGTCAGCCACCCTTGCCCAGCGCTGGCCTGAGGCAGAGGCTGCAAGCGTGGCTGGGGCTGGCCTTCCCCATGGGCATTCTGCTGTTCCGCTGTGGAGCGATGTTCTCCGATAGCTTTGTGGTGGCAGAGGCCCGGGTGGCCCCATTCTTGCTGGCCTCACTGGTGATGTTGCTAGTAGGGAAGCTCCACTGGGACGGTCGCCTGACTGTGCCAGAAGGTCCCAAGCAGCAGTTCCTTGGCTTTTCTTCTTACCGGAGAGAGATCTGGTACCTGCTGTGCCTTGTGGCCATGCTCCTGATCTGCGTGCGCCTCTCCGGTTTCTTCCACCAGTGCCGTGAAGAAATCCCTCAGTGCCggccctctcttttcctctcccccctTGCCAGCCTGAGAAACACACGGGCCAAGAACCTCTTCTACCTCCTGTGCGTGGTCTTGCTGGCCGGGCTGGTCTACGCAGTGCGGAGCTGGCTGCGACACTACGGCAACCTGAACAGCTCAGACCCCCTCGTGCTCTTTGTGCGCTGGGGTTTCCCACTGGTGGTCCTCTGCATTGCCTGCTACTGGGCCGTTGCCTCCAGCGCTGACGACTCTCTCGGCAAGCTGCAGGAGCTGGTGCACGTGGCAGTTGTTGCCTTTCCGTGGGCTGTCTATGGGCTGGCTTCcatggggctgctgctcctgctgtgcaATCCCATGACGGTGTTCGCGAAGGACACGCGGGAGTCGCCAGGATCCATCGTCACTCCCTACCTGGGGGTTCCCACCTCTGAAGTCGACTTCCTCCACGTCATCCCTCAGATCTACAAGAGGATGCAGGAGTCTCAGAAGAGCCGCCTGGAGCGGGGCAGCTGCAGGGCCACTGTCGCGGCGTACGGGCTGGGCAGCGTGTACTCGGCAGCCCTGGTCATAGCACTCACCCTGCTGGGCTTCCTCCTGATGCTTCTGCACAGTGAGCGGCTGAGTCTcgccttcctgctcctcttcctggAGGCCTTCGTGCTGCTGCACATCCACTCGCGTGCCAGAGGCCTTGCTGGAGACGCCG agcCTTTTTCAGTGCCCTGGTATGCTGTCATCTCCTGGCTCCTTGCTGCTTCCCAGTTCTTCTATTCCACAGGCCACCAGCCCATCTTCCCAGCCATCCACTGGAATGCAGCCTTTGTGGGCTTCCACCTTGACCATAGCACAAACCTCCTGCCTGCTGTCCTGGTGGGCGCCAACACCTTTGCCTCCCATATCCTCTTTGCAG TCGGCTGCCCTCTGCTCCTGCTTTGGCCCTTTGTGTGTGAGATGCCCAGCTCGCAGAAGAAGAAGCCCAAGAAGGAGCCCcgggaggagctgcaggaggtggaggagcacATGATGGAGATGAGGCTGCGGGAGTCCCCGGAGAAGTTCTccactgctctgctgcagctggggctgaAGTACCTCTTTGTCCTTGGGACACAG CTTCTGGCCTGTGTTTGTGCAGCTATGATCCTCAGGAGGCACCTCATGGTCTGGAAGGTCTTTGCCCCAAA GTTCCTCTTTGAGTCGCTGGGCTTCGTGGTGAGcagcatctgcctcctgctgggGATCTCCCTGGTGATGCGTGTGGACTGTGCCGTCAGCACCTGGTTCAACCAGCTTCAGCTCAG GCAGTGTGGCGCTCGGGGCCCGGCAGAGCGACGGCGCGGGAGGTGCGACAGCTGCGAGGCGGCTTCgggaagctgctgctga
- the PIGO gene encoding GPI ethanolamine phosphate transferase 3, catalytic subunit isoform X2, which yields MQRWPVLLFLAWVCFLFFAGIGLFMSGFLLTRIELASSSSCADPLLPPPWERQGLPPGSCWAPQRFSKAVLVIIDALHFEFARFNPAKTSPLPYENKLSFLHHLATSQPRHARLYRFRADPPTATMQRIKGLTTGSLPTFIDVGSNFATYAIQEDNLLAQLVQNGRRVVFMGDDTWEGLFPKKFFRSYFFPSFNVKDLHTVDDGILQHLYPTVDSGEWDVLIAHFLGVDHCGHKHGPDHPEMAKKLTQMNEMLRSLVDHLGNDTLLLVAGDHGMTETGDHGGDSEKEVNAALFVYSKTPLFVTVPPEEPEAVPQVNLVPTVALLLGVPIPYSNIGEVMAELFSGDGDAVSAALQQLSVYHINAKQVDRFLHSYSLVAQDLPAEQLQHLQQLFSSAVEEHTQLLAQVQGATLVPPELESRLGSLISRFQLYLREARALCTQSWARFHLLRMVGGCTLIATSCLLCYMASELSASSDSFYRSCLLYPLLWGLMVALLLGLAHAFTQEGLDLLLVSSWAAAASQLGFFWHWWGRHPKQARLMGSQPPLPSAGLRQRLQAWLGLAFPMGILLFRCGAMFSDSFVVAEARVAPFLLASLVMLLVGKLHWDGRLTVPEGPKQQFLGFSSYRREIWYLLCLVAMLLICVRLSGFFHQCREEIPQCRPSLFLSPLASLRNTRAKNLFYLLCVVLLAGLVYAVRSWLRHYGNLNSSDPLVLFVRWGFPLVVLCIACYWAVASSADDSLGKLQELVHVAVVAFPWAVYGLASMGLLLLLCNPMTVFAKDTRESPGSIVTPYLGVPTSEVDFLHVIPQIYKRMQESQKSRLERGSCRATVAAYGLGSVYSAALVIALTLLGFLLMLLHSERLSLAFLLLFLEAFVLLHIHSRARGLAGDAEPFSVPWYAVISWLLAASQFFYSTGHQPIFPAIHWNAAFVGFHLDHSTNLLPAVLVGANTFASHILFAVGCPLLLLWPFVCEMPSSQKKKPKKEPREELQEVEEHMMEMRLRESPEKFSTALLQLGLKYLFVLGTQLLACVCAAMILRRHLMVWKVFAPKFLFESLGFVVSSICLLLGISLVMRVDCAVSTWFNQLQLSGGQSSLWVFVGSRKTLLQEPRKKES from the exons ATGCAGCGGTGGCCGGTGCTGCTCTTCCTGGCCTGggtctgctttctcttttttgctggcatcggGCTTTTCATGAGTGGCTTCTTGCTCACCCGGATCGAGCTCGCCAGCAGCAGTTCCTGCGCGGACCCCCTCCTGCCGCCACCCTGGGAGAGGCAGGGCCTCCCGCCGGGCTCCTGTTGGGCACCCCAGCGCTTTTCCAAGGCGGTACTTGTCATCATCGATGCCCTCCATTTCGAGTTTGCCCGCTTTAACCCAGCCAAGACCAGCCCGCTGCCCTACGAGAACAAGCTGAGTTTCCTGCACCACCTCGCGACCTCCCAGCCTCGCCATGCCCGCCTCTACCGCTTCCGAGCCGATCCCCCCACCGCCACCATGCAGCGCATTAAGGGCCTCACCACCGGCTCGCTGCCCACCTTCATCGACGTGGGTAGCAACTTCGCCACCTACGCGATTCAGGAGGACAACCTGCTGGCACAGCTGGTGCAGAACG GAAGGAGAGTGGTCTTCATGGGTGATGACACTTGGGAAGGGCTCTTCCCAAAGAAGTTCTTCCGCTCgtatttcttcccttcttttaacGTGAAGGATCTTCACACTGTGGATGATGGGATCCTACAGCATCTCTATCCAACTG TGGACAGTGGTGAATGGGACGTGCTGATTGCTCACTTCCTCGGTGTGGACCACTGTGGGCACAAACATGGACCTGACCATCCCGAAATGGCTAAGAAGCTCACCCAGATGAATGAGATGCTCAG GTCCTTGGTGGATCACCTGGGGAATGACACCCTTCTTCTGGTGGCTGGGGACCATGGCATGACAGAGACCGGAGACCATGGTGGCGACAGTGAGAAGGAAGTGAATGCAGCGCTGTTTGTGTACAGCAAAACACCCCTCTTTGTCACTGTCCCTCCAGAG GAGCCTGAAGCCGTTCCCCAGGTGAACCTGGTGCCCACTGTGGCCCTGCTGCTGGGTGTGCCCATCCCCTACAGTAACATCGGCGAGGTGATGGCCGAGCTGTTCTCCGGGGACGGTGACGCTGTGTCTGCAGCCTTGCAGCAGCTCTCAGTCTATCATATCAACGCCAAGCAG GTGGATCGCTTCCTGCACTCCTACTCGCTGGTGGCTCAGGACctgccagcagagcagctccagcatCTGCAGCAGCTCTTCTCCAGCGCCGTGGAGGAGCACACTCAGCTCTTGGCGCAGGTGCAGGGGGCAACGCTGGTGCCTCCAGAGCTGGAGTCCAGGCTGGGAAGCCTCATCAGCCGTTTCCAGCTCTACCTGCGAGAAGCACGGGCCCTGTGCACCCAGTCCTGGGCCCGCTTCCATCTCCTGCGTATGGTGGGGGGCTGCACCCTTATTGCCACTTCCTGCTTGCTCTGCTACATGGCCTCAGAGCTGTCTGCATCATCGGACTCTTTCTATCGCAGCTGCCTCCTGTACCCACTGCTTTGGGGCCTCATGGTGGCTCTTCTGCTTGGGCTGGCCCATGCGTTCACCCAGGAGGGGCTGGATCTCCTCCTGGTGTCGTCATGGGCAGCCGCTGCTTCTCAGCTGGGTTTTTTCTGGCACTGGTGGGGCCGGCATCCCAAGCAAGCCCGTTTGATGGGCAGTCAGCCACCCTTGCCCAGCGCTGGCCTGAGGCAGAGGCTGCAAGCGTGGCTGGGGCTGGCCTTCCCCATGGGCATTCTGCTGTTCCGCTGTGGAGCGATGTTCTCCGATAGCTTTGTGGTGGCAGAGGCCCGGGTGGCCCCATTCTTGCTGGCCTCACTGGTGATGTTGCTAGTAGGGAAGCTCCACTGGGACGGTCGCCTGACTGTGCCAGAAGGTCCCAAGCAGCAGTTCCTTGGCTTTTCTTCTTACCGGAGAGAGATCTGGTACCTGCTGTGCCTTGTGGCCATGCTCCTGATCTGCGTGCGCCTCTCCGGTTTCTTCCACCAGTGCCGTGAAGAAATCCCTCAGTGCCggccctctcttttcctctcccccctTGCCAGCCTGAGAAACACACGGGCCAAGAACCTCTTCTACCTCCTGTGCGTGGTCTTGCTGGCCGGGCTGGTCTACGCAGTGCGGAGCTGGCTGCGACACTACGGCAACCTGAACAGCTCAGACCCCCTCGTGCTCTTTGTGCGCTGGGGTTTCCCACTGGTGGTCCTCTGCATTGCCTGCTACTGGGCCGTTGCCTCCAGCGCTGACGACTCTCTCGGCAAGCTGCAGGAGCTGGTGCACGTGGCAGTTGTTGCCTTTCCGTGGGCTGTCTATGGGCTGGCTTCcatggggctgctgctcctgctgtgcaATCCCATGACGGTGTTCGCGAAGGACACGCGGGAGTCGCCAGGATCCATCGTCACTCCCTACCTGGGGGTTCCCACCTCTGAAGTCGACTTCCTCCACGTCATCCCTCAGATCTACAAGAGGATGCAGGAGTCTCAGAAGAGCCGCCTGGAGCGGGGCAGCTGCAGGGCCACTGTCGCGGCGTACGGGCTGGGCAGCGTGTACTCGGCAGCCCTGGTCATAGCACTCACCCTGCTGGGCTTCCTCCTGATGCTTCTGCACAGTGAGCGGCTGAGTCTcgccttcctgctcctcttcctggAGGCCTTCGTGCTGCTGCACATCCACTCGCGTGCCAGAGGCCTTGCTGGAGACGCCG agcCTTTTTCAGTGCCCTGGTATGCTGTCATCTCCTGGCTCCTTGCTGCTTCCCAGTTCTTCTATTCCACAGGCCACCAGCCCATCTTCCCAGCCATCCACTGGAATGCAGCCTTTGTGGGCTTCCACCTTGACCATAGCACAAACCTCCTGCCTGCTGTCCTGGTGGGCGCCAACACCTTTGCCTCCCATATCCTCTTTGCAG TCGGCTGCCCTCTGCTCCTGCTTTGGCCCTTTGTGTGTGAGATGCCCAGCTCGCAGAAGAAGAAGCCCAAGAAGGAGCCCcgggaggagctgcaggaggtggaggagcacATGATGGAGATGAGGCTGCGGGAGTCCCCGGAGAAGTTCTccactgctctgctgcagctggggctgaAGTACCTCTTTGTCCTTGGGACACAG CTTCTGGCCTGTGTTTGTGCAGCTATGATCCTCAGGAGGCACCTCATGGTCTGGAAGGTCTTTGCCCCAAA GTTCCTCTTTGAGTCGCTGGGCTTCGTGGTGAGcagcatctgcctcctgctgggGATCTCCCTGGTGATGCGTGTGGACTGTGCCGTCAGCACCTGGTTCAACCAGCTTCAGCTCAG TGGAGGTCAGAGCTCTCTCTGGGTGTTTGTTGGCAGCAGAAAGACTCTGCTGCAGGAGCCCCGGAAGAAAGAGTCCTGA